The DNA region TACACTGTCATCGTCCTGAACGGAACCTACCGGGAGATGGGGCGGCAGTATGGCGGGCTCATGAAAGACGAACTGCTCGCCGAATACGCGATGATAACAACCGAACTCCAGTCCAGAGGCTACACCATCGACGAGATCAGGTCCCTGGTCCGGGACAACGAACCGTTCCTGCCCGAACGGATAAAGGAGATCTATCGCGGGATGGCCGAGGTCACCGGCCTCACAGAAGATGACGCATATGTCCTCTACTACGGCCCGATCCTCTACCTGACAACGCCGTACGCCTGCTCCTACCTCGCCGTCTGGGATGAATACACCGTCAACGGATCCGTCGTCGTCTCGCGGAACTGGGACACCTCCGACGAACTCGAACCGTTCAACCAGTATTACGTCCTTGCCGTCTACAACCCGACCGATGGAAGCAACAGCGTTGCCACATTCTCGCCGGCCGCCGCGGCCCCCGAGACCCTCATGAACAGCAAAGGGCTCTACATCTCCGACGATGCCTCCGGCCAGGGAATTTCCGCACCGGAAAACCGGCAGGAGATCCTCGCCGCCTTCTTCGGTCTGATGCTCGACTTCTCCGACCTTGACGGACTCGACGCAGGCATCCGGGCGCTTCGTCCAAGCGGGACCGTCATCGTGGACGCCGCCGGAGTGACCGGGGCATACGTCTATGAAGTCGGCCTCGTCGAAACAAAACAGCGGACCGGCGACGGGGTCATTGCCGCAGCAAACCACTTCGTCGATCCCTTCTGGACCGGCATCGTCCCCGAGCCAAACTCCGTGATCCGGTACGACAACCTGCTCGGGCAGGCCGAAGAGGCAAAGGGCAGCATCGACGGCGAGAAGATGGTCGGCATCCGTGATGTCGCCTACGAAGACGGCGGAGCGACCTTCACCCACACGGTCTTCGACGGGATCCCCTGCTCCTCGAACCACCAGATCGTCTTCGTCCCGGCGGATGAAACGCTCTGGTTCAAAGTCGTGGATATGACGTGGCAGAAAGTCAGTCTCTCACCCCTTTTCGCAGAATAATCACCCCAACCTCTTTTTTTCAGATAGGACTTATGCAGGGTTGTGATCTTAACCGAGAAAAAACTGATTTACTTATGACATGCACTTCGATTTCGTGTACGGCATTAGTGCAGACAAAAAGAAAACCAACCGCGAATCTCCGCGAATTAACGCGAATCGCATTTTCCTTACGTTCGGGCACTCTGCTTCGGCTTATCGCCTACGCAGGAATCGCGCCCTCACTTGAAAAATGCTATCGGAAAAACCCGCCTGCGGGTTTTTCTGTTGTTTCATTATATTTCCAATTACACAAAAAAGAGAAGGTAACGAAGAGAAAAACCGGCACGCCGGTTTTTCCCCAGCATTTTTCCAGACGACGTGCGATTCCTGCGTAGGCGATAAGCCGGAGCAGAGCACGGTGGCGCAAGAAAAATGCGATTCGCGTTAATTCGCGGAGATTCGCGGTCAAATAATCTCTTGTGTCCATACCCAGTAATACTCTTCCCTAATTGAAGAGGGATTAACACCGCGTAAGTCCTATTAAAAAAAAGTATTTGAGCTTATTTGAGTAGTATTCAGGAATTATAAAAGGGACACCAGATCGCGAAGCACGGCCTCCGGATCCTTTGCCTTCACGACGCTGGATGCGAGCAGAACGCCGTCAGCTCCAAGATCGACCGCCGTTTTTACGCACTCGCCCGACTGGATGCCTGCACCGCAGAGGACCTTAACGTCCGAGCTGATCTTTTTCACTGCAGCAAC from Methanocorpusculum labreanum Z includes:
- a CDS encoding C45 family autoproteolytic acyltransferase/hydolase, translating into MNGTYREMGRQYGGLMKDELLAEYAMITTELQSRGYTIDEIRSLVRDNEPFLPERIKEIYRGMAEVTGLTEDDAYVLYYGPILYLTTPYACSYLAVWDEYTVNGSVVVSRNWDTSDELEPFNQYYVLAVYNPTDGSNSVATFSPAAAAPETLMNSKGLYISDDASGQGISAPENRQEILAAFFGLMLDFSDLDGLDAGIRALRPSGTVIVDAAGVTGAYVYEVGLVETKQRTGDGVIAAANHFVDPFWTGIVPEPNSVIRYDNLLGQAEEAKGSIDGEKMVGIRDVAYEDGGATFTHTVFDGIPCSSNHQIVFVPADETLWFKVVDMTWQKVSLSPLFAE